From Melanotaenia boesemani isolate fMelBoe1 chromosome 12, fMelBoe1.pri, whole genome shotgun sequence, a single genomic window includes:
- the stx19 gene encoding syntaxin-19, with the protein MRDRLEELQQKTQEFSEVDHSNPFSVENDDAVVDGNITPQAVVFEEEPIIENFLSEAQQIRDDISSLETEILKFTQEQKTLVATMRRFSVMKKESSITRDIKLQAESLHRRLNALSKQVQRSEEQHGPGAAATRIQRSQHAALYRSFQEVMRHYNEGLLTKQERCKRFIIRQLEVSERDVTEEEVNEMVATGKWEVFNENLLNDARITRSQLSEIEQRHKELLNLENNMKELRDLFTDIFMLVEEQGVYIDHIQTNVERTQDCVIVINEKFKLAARYKKKNPIRKLCCCCCPPWRCCL; encoded by the exons ATGAGAGACCgactggaggagctgcagcaaAAGACTCAAGAGTTTTCTGAAGTTGACCACAGCAATCCTTTCTCAGTGGAGAATGATGATGCTGTGGTAGATGGGAATATAACGCCACAGGCTGTGGTGTTTGAAGAGGAGCCAATCATTGAGAATTTCCTTTCTGAGGCTCAACAGATCCGAGATGACATCTCATCACTGGAAACTGAg ATCCTCAAGTTCACTCAAGAGCAAAAGACTCTGGTGGCAACCATGCGTCGGTTCAGTGTGATGAAGAAAGAAAGCAGCATAACACGAGACATCAAGTTGCAGGCTGAAAGCCTCCACCGTCGTTTAAATGCTCTTTCGAAACAAGTCCAAAGATCTGAGGAGCAGCATGGACCTGGTGCTGCTGCAACAAGAATCCAACGCTCTCAGCATGCAGCTCTGTACCGCAGTTTTCAGGAG GTGATGCGACACTATAATGAAGGTCTGCTGACCAAGCAGGAGCGCTGTAAGCGCTTCATTATCCGGCAGCTGGAGGTATCGGAAAGGGATGTTACAGAGGAGGAGGTGAATGAGATGGTTGCCACTGGAAAATGGGAGGTCTTCAATGAGAACCTGCTGAATGATGCCAGAATCACCCGCTCTCAACTATCTGAGATAGAACAGAGACACAAG GAGCTGTTAAACCTGGAGAACAATATGAAGGAGCTGCGGGACCTCTTCACAGACATCTTCATGCTGGTGGAAGAACAAGGGGTCTACATTGACCACATCCAAACAAATGTGGAGAGGACTCAAGATTGTGTGATTGTAATTAATGAGAAGTTTAAGTTGGCTGCCAGGTATAAGAAGAAGAACCCAATTCGAAAgctatgctgctgctgctgccctcCCTGGAGATGCTGCTTGTGA